In a single window of the Deinococcus aetherius genome:
- a CDS encoding ribose-phosphate diphosphokinase produces MTVPHRAPSERLASSRRQPLLVFAGQSNCPLAQAICANLGVPLGKSKTEKFTNDNIIVHYEESLREGDVFVVQTFSTPVSDAIMELLLLIDAAKSASAGRVTAVIPYFSYARSDKKDSPRISIAGRLVADLLQEAGADRVLTMTLHSPQVHGFFKVPVDHLSADRVLSAHFKSCVPNAHDGVVLAPDAGSIKRASQIARRLNSGLAMIDKERLSDTEVRPRALIGDVEGKTVFIVDDEISTAGSLVETVSIARSLGARDVYVAVTHGVYTGPAIERIAALDVTQVASTNTVYVSPEKIAASNGKLAVLDVAPLFADAITNIHVGQSVSTLFE; encoded by the coding sequence GTGACCGTGCCCCACCGAGCCCCTTCCGAGCGCCTGGCCTCCAGCCGTCGCCAGCCGCTGCTCGTCTTCGCCGGACAGAGCAATTGTCCCCTCGCGCAGGCGATCTGCGCCAACCTCGGCGTGCCGCTCGGCAAGAGCAAGACCGAGAAGTTCACGAACGACAACATCATCGTCCACTACGAGGAGTCCCTGCGTGAGGGCGACGTGTTCGTCGTGCAGACCTTCTCCACCCCGGTCAGCGACGCGATCATGGAGTTGCTGCTCCTGATCGACGCGGCGAAGAGTGCTTCTGCCGGACGCGTCACCGCCGTGATTCCGTACTTCTCCTACGCCCGCAGCGACAAGAAGGACAGCCCGCGCATCTCCATTGCCGGGCGGCTCGTCGCCGACCTGCTCCAGGAGGCGGGGGCCGACCGGGTGCTCACCATGACCCTGCACTCGCCGCAGGTCCACGGCTTTTTCAAGGTGCCCGTCGACCACCTCTCCGCCGACCGGGTTCTGAGCGCACACTTCAAGTCGTGCGTGCCGAACGCGCACGACGGCGTGGTGCTCGCCCCCGACGCGGGCAGCATCAAGCGGGCCAGCCAGATCGCCCGCCGCCTGAACTCGGGTCTCGCCATGATCGACAAGGAGAGGCTTTCGGACACCGAGGTCCGCCCCCGCGCCCTGATCGGCGACGTGGAGGGCAAGACGGTCTTTATCGTGGACGACGAGATCAGCACCGCCGGGAGCCTGGTGGAGACCGTGAGCATCGCCCGCAGCCTGGGTGCTCGTGACGTGTACGTGGCCGTCACCCACGGCGTGTACACCGGGCCCGCCATCGAGCGCATCGCCGCCCTCGACGTGACCCAGGTCGCCAGCACGAACACGGTGTACGTCTCCCCCGAGAAGATCGCCGCCTCGAACGGTAAGCTCGCCGTCCTCGACGTGGCGCCCCTGTTCGCCGACGCCATCACCAACATCCACGTCGGCCAGAGCGTGAGCACCCTCTTCGAGTAG
- a CDS encoding uracil-DNA glycosylase: MTDPSGTSGQFRSLHSGRLVVPGWTNLIPGLPDAVEIQFDPDPHDLAREYACLLVEYWVTPEELTLQSVLPVRAFTAAPEGWCVFVPARGRVLVRALDPQPDPPVLVSHWLNIDPRTPEGTVVTVAVNLPAPPSPWQNLLLNG, translated from the coding sequence ATGACCGACCCTTCCGGCACGTCCGGGCAGTTCAGGAGCCTCCACAGCGGGCGCCTCGTGGTTCCCGGCTGGACCAACCTCATCCCCGGCCTGCCCGACGCCGTGGAGATTCAGTTCGACCCCGACCCGCATGACCTGGCCCGCGAGTACGCCTGCCTGCTCGTCGAATACTGGGTGACTCCCGAGGAACTGACCCTTCAGAGCGTCCTGCCGGTGCGGGCCTTCACCGCCGCGCCCGAGGGCTGGTGCGTGTTCGTGCCCGCGCGGGGAAGGGTGCTCGTGCGGGCCCTCGACCCGCAGCCCGACCCGCCCGTCCTGGTGAGCCACTGGCTGAACATCGACCCCAGGACGCCCGAGGGGACGGTGGTCACGGTGGCGGTGAACCTCCCGGCGCCGCCCTCGCCGTGGCAGAACCTGCTCCTGAACGGGTGA
- the dnaJ gene encoding molecular chaperone DnaJ, with protein MDYYELLGVAKSANADEIKSAYRKLALKYHPDRNKEEGAAEQFARINEAYAVLSDPEKRAHYDRFGSAPGNGVPGGDPFGGMGGVGFDPMDIFEQLFGGMGGRGGRRGPARGDDIETEARVTLLQARAGEEIEVEVDRLTSCEHCHGSRTEPGGKPPKTCSTCGGVGAVRAQARTIFGVVETQQPCPTCRGEGQIIQDPCTVCKGRGRTLKAETVKVKLPRGIDEGYRIRVAGKGNEGPGGNGDLYVHIEMEPHPELRREQEHLIHTARIGFAKAALGGEVTVPTLDGPQTVEVKPGTGHGELHRLRGQGLPRLQGAGVGDLIVEYEITVPKPGQLNPEARDALHAYARAVGDEVTEHREGFLGKVGKIFRGE; from the coding sequence ATGGATTACTACGAACTGCTGGGCGTCGCCAAGTCGGCGAACGCCGACGAGATCAAGAGCGCGTACCGCAAGCTGGCCCTCAAGTACCACCCCGACCGCAACAAGGAGGAGGGGGCCGCCGAGCAGTTCGCGCGCATCAACGAGGCCTACGCCGTGCTGAGCGACCCCGAGAAGCGCGCCCACTACGACCGCTTCGGCAGCGCGCCGGGGAACGGGGTGCCGGGCGGCGACCCCTTCGGCGGCATGGGTGGGGTGGGCTTCGACCCGATGGACATCTTCGAGCAGCTCTTCGGCGGAATGGGTGGTCGCGGGGGCCGCCGGGGTCCGGCGCGCGGCGACGACATCGAGACCGAGGCGCGCGTGACCCTGCTCCAGGCCCGCGCGGGCGAGGAGATCGAGGTCGAGGTGGACCGTCTCACGTCCTGCGAGCACTGCCACGGCAGCCGCACCGAGCCGGGCGGGAAGCCCCCCAAGACCTGCTCGACCTGCGGCGGCGTGGGGGCCGTCCGCGCCCAGGCCCGCACGATCTTCGGTGTGGTGGAGACCCAGCAGCCCTGCCCGACCTGCCGGGGCGAGGGGCAGATCATCCAGGACCCCTGCACGGTCTGCAAGGGCCGGGGCCGGACGCTGAAGGCCGAGACGGTCAAGGTCAAGCTCCCGCGCGGCATCGACGAGGGCTACCGCATCCGGGTGGCGGGCAAGGGGAACGAGGGGCCCGGCGGCAACGGTGACCTCTACGTCCACATCGAGATGGAGCCCCACCCCGAGCTGCGCCGCGAGCAGGAACACCTGATCCACACCGCGAGGATCGGCTTCGCCAAAGCGGCCCTCGGCGGCGAGGTCACGGTGCCCACCCTCGACGGCCCGCAGACCGTGGAGGTCAAGCCCGGCACCGGGCACGGCGAACTCCACCGCCTGCGCGGGCAGGGGTTGCCCCGACTCCAGGGCGCCGGAGTGGGCGACCTGATCGTCGAGTACGAGATCACGGTGCCCAAGCCGGGCCAGCTCAACCCCGAGGCGCGGGACGCCCTGCACGCCTACGCCCGCGCGGTGGGCGACGAGGTGACTGAACACCGCGAGGGCTTCCTGGGCAAGGTGGGCAAGATTTTCCGGGGCGAGTGA
- a CDS encoding DMT family transporter, which produces MPWFLMLVAVLMGTAIPLQTAANSRLGLAAGHPAWAALVSVTLTLLLLAAFVLLVRPGHVAALARAGLPWWTWVGGAFGLVYLLGLAALAPRLGTATLLSLTVLGQLLAAGVLEHFGWLGLPHHPLTPGRVLGLALVVAGVVLVRRF; this is translated from the coding sequence GTGCCCTGGTTCCTGATGCTCGTGGCGGTGCTGATGGGCACCGCGATCCCCCTGCAAACGGCGGCCAACTCGCGCCTCGGGCTGGCCGCCGGGCACCCCGCCTGGGCCGCCCTGGTCAGCGTGACGCTCACCCTGCTGCTGCTCGCCGCCTTCGTCCTGCTGGTGCGCCCCGGCCACGTCGCCGCGCTGGCGCGGGCGGGGCTGCCGTGGTGGACCTGGGTCGGAGGGGCCTTCGGGCTGGTGTACTTGCTGGGGCTCGCCGCGCTGGCGCCCCGCCTGGGCACCGCCACCCTGCTCAGCCTCACCGTGCTGGGGCAACTCCTCGCGGCGGGCGTGCTGGAGCACTTCGGCTGGCTGGGCCTGCCGCACCACCCCCTCACGCCGGGGCGGGTGCTGGGGCTCGCGCTGGTGGTGGCAGGGGTGGTGCTGGTGCGGCGGTTCTGA